ATTCTAGCTCTCCTATTCAGAGCCACGTACAGTGTGAGTTTTTCCTTGTGGCCCTGTGGGGAACTGCAGAGACCTGTCCCTTTCCAATTTGGAGCCCTATTCTCTAATCTTAGAGGATTTATAGTTTTGAATGGGATTTCCAGTATCTTCCTGGTTTCCTCATCTACTTACTATTTTTAGAGTAGAAGACTGCATCAATTTTAGGCCCAATTCCTCGGAAGTTCTTGGTAATCAGTTTGGGATAACCAGGGTCCATCATCTGTCTCCTTTCATCATACCTGAGCAAGGAAGAAACCAGCAGGAACTCAGTCAGAAAGCGGTTTTCCTGACATGCACCACAAACCTACCTTCTCTACTGAAGAGCTCTTCCCCAAAGGGCTTAAGTTGTTCTGATGAAGAAAACCAAGGACCTAAACAGCTCACTGATTTCCTCTGAGTCCCTGTAGGACTCAAACCTATGCTTCCTGACTCTGGTTAAGTCTTTTTCCCACTATCCCATAATACTTCCACTAGTGCTTGTTGCTGCTTTATAGAGTCTGGCATAGAAGGTGATTTGGCTACAGCATAGGCCCCAGTGACCAATTTTTCAGTTGCTTGTCATTGCCTTCTTTTCAAAGCTATTCACTGAGACAAAAATACCCATTTCCCCCCAAGAAGATAATAAACAGGTCCAGGGGCTAAGAGCCAGGGAACCAAAGGGATTTATACACACATGTTTGAGAGAAATTGAAAGTAAACCCTTTTGTTTACAGGCTGTATGGTCATATCCTAGTTTCTCTCTTAAATTCTCTTTTACCAGCAAGTGAAAAGAGTTTTGTGTCTCTCTAGACTTCCAAGTGGCAACTGAATCTAACCGTTGTCTTGTTTTTATTCAGTTTGGTTCTCTAAGGGTTTATGCCTTGCTTAGCACTTTCTCATTGGCATTTAAGGGAAAAATCATGGGCCAAGTAGAAGCAGAAAACTAAACACAACCACTGTTCAGAGGTGAAATGTCAATGTTCATAATAACAGGCTACAGCAAACTACGCCCATTTATGAGCTCTTTGGAAAGTGTTATTTGCCAAAATCAAGTTTTGTTTCTCAAACAGGGCTAAGGGCTGGTGGACAAATTCAAGTCATAAGCACCCGGTATTCAATTGGAATTAGATGTTgagttttaaatgtttaagaatAAATAATAGTTGTAAATGTAAGCTTAACATATATGTTATGTCTCATATCAACCAGGTAAGCAATCTAGGAAGTGACTGGCTTACCCAGAAGAAGGAATAGAGAATCCTCTCCTCCTTCAAAATTTAGACACTTGAGACAACAGAGACAGACACTCAAATGAGCTCCTATCCTCACTTGACCATATGACTTTCTCTTAAGGAAGACTTTGCAGGACCTCCTGACCTCCTGTCATTTAGAGGATGGtttcttgttttgtcttttgaatCTGGTGATTATAGAAAGGAATCTGGAAATCCATAATCCTCCAAACTGACTGTAGATTAAATACTTGGTCTTGTACATCTATGACACTCTTTTCCAATGTGTTTCCCCTATGATTAATAagatgacattttttaaagtgttttttttaaaaaaaaaaacacattatctACTATTTCATATATTAGaaaccaaaaacacaaagaacttgGTTGACAATAACTATTTCAGTCCTATATTCTTTTAATCTCTCTCCCTGGAAGGTCAAGGAGTTTTGGGAACTTGCACAGAGAACGTGCCTTCTAGAAAACCTCATTCCATGCCTGTTTCACAATCTGAGGGGGGAAATGACCAACCGTTAAAACTCACCTCCAATATTGGTTGTCTACGAAGAAGTAGGTCCTATAAAAATGTGGGTTAAAAACAGCGGCATCAATTTTTTTCACAAAGtcaggaaaaccaaaagaatgTATGCTCTTGGGATAATCTGGCTGTGGTCTTAAGTTGCTAATTAACCAGTATTTGTCATCTGTGAAGACAAAGAAATAGGGTAAATTTGAATTATACAGAAAGAGTAATAAGAAAATACTGATTTACTATAAACAACATAATTCCTTTCCCACAGTTATAAAATGTATTGCTTATTGATCTTAAACATAGTCTCTTTTCTTTGGTTCCTATGGTTTTTTTTTCACAAGTATTACTATTTTATAGTTTACAAACTTTTCCCAGAAATTGTATGTATTACTTAGGTATTTAGGCTATTTTAGTTTACAGTTCAGAGCCACTATTAATAAAATCAAGAGTGCTTTCTTAGCCTATGTCTATTAAAAAGTATTAGTCTCCTCTTAATTTATTCTCTTCCTTGACGTAAACTCAATGGCAAAACTAAAGATTAGAAatacctttaaaaagaaaaacttgatttCTGGCTTTAATTTCATAAGCGGCTTCAATGCCAGATGGCAAGGTTGGCcataaggaagaaattaaatcaaCACTGGTCCCtggtctctcagaaagcttcagcAAGAAGAACCTGACGTGAAAGACATTTAACACATTATAAAACAATGTAGACTCAAGAACCATGGCATGTTAATAGGAAGGACCTGTGAAAAAACCCAATGTTTCTTTCCATTGTCTTCACATTCTGTTCCATGGATGTCTGATGTTCATGGATCCATAAGAAAAGAATATCAATCAACTCTTTGATAATAACAATGACTGTAACAAGCAATCTGATATACAGAAATACCCTGGAGCTTGGAATCCAGGGATCTAAGCTTCTAGTTTGACCCTACAATCCACTCACCAGTTTTGTAACCTCAAGGAAGTCACCTATCCTCAAGTGTCTCAGTCTTATAATCTCAAAAATGGGAAATATTTGTACTACTTGACAAATGTTAGTCTTCCCAACTGCCCCTCCTTACCACCAATATCTGCTTCATTCTGTGTTCTAAGAAAGAAACGAAAAGTTATCCTGGAATTCTCTTCTCCATAACCAGGAAATCAAGTTTCTTGCATAGGTACTGTTTTACAGTCTTAGTTTCAGACTTCACCATTTTCATCTATAATTAAAATAGTCTGGCTTCTGTTTCCTGTCTTCTAATTCCCCATCCCAGATTCCTACTGCAAATCCTTTTTTACACACCAGTTTTCTAGTTAAACCGCAAATGTGATTACACCTGTCTCCTGCTTGAAAACCCTTAAGATCTCCTCACTGCCTACAGAATCGAGTCCAAGTTCCTGCTTACCAGTTTCATCTACTTcattttcaattatttcccactgttctctgacaaaaatatttaaaggcagAAACTTTAATATTGGTTAGATATGAAAATGATCCTACCTGTCTTTGAAGAAAAAGATCTTATCTCCCACTGTAGTGACAGCATCAAAACTCAAATTGGGGTCACAGAGAGCTGGTTCTAAATCGTCAGGCTGTGGCATCGGTTGGTGCTCTTTTGGGCCTCCTGAAAATACATTTCAAGAAGCATCAGTaaacaaaatctgcattttatttcagAGGAGgaactgttattttttaaatactcaatTTTCTTAATGAACATTGCATCAAAATCATTTTAAGCTTTCTATAACATTCACAGGAAGCATAAAGTAAGGTGTTTTTTCCCATATGATTGCAATATCATGGAGGAAGAAAATCTGATTATCTTTACTTTCCTTTTCCAGTTATAATGGATTATTTAATGTGTGGGCCTTCATCAATAAGGCAGTGGTATCTTGGATAGAAAGAACACGAGACTTGAGGCCTCTGGTTCTGCCTCTGGCTCTGACATTAACCTACTAGGTCTCTtgtcctcatctgtataatgaagTTAATGCCTGTGTCACCTGCCAGAGAGGGTTCTTATGGAgctcaaaaaaaaacagatattaacattttatcCAAATAGTATTGTTAGACTATTCATAAGAGTGAGTATCTTATTTGGCAAAATAAGAAATTCAACTCACCATAGAGGGACTGAATGCCACGTATGTCATCAGCAGAGAGATGAAATGTGTTGATGTCAACATATTTGTAGGTGGGGAACATTATGGCCTTTGGATCACTGGAATGGCCAAGACCTAAGGAATGGCCAAGCTCATGAACAGCAACGAGGAACAAGTTTGTGCCTAAGAAGAaaccaatcaaaagacagaacGCTATGAAATGCATTATCATCTTGGACAGTAACACGATATCTGACACactgaaaaagaaacatttgagaATCTTTTACTTATTTCTCTACCCTTTTGAAtaaggtttctcaacctcagcactactgacattatAGGCCAGTAGTCTGGGCTGTCCTATGCATTATGGATGTTTAGAAATCTCTGGTTTTACCCCTAAATGCAAGTAGAAAATCCTTTTTAGTTTTGACAACCAAAAAATGTCTCCGGACATTGTCAAATATCTCCTTGGGGACAAAATTGCCTTGGGTTAAGGACCTCTGTACTAGTAGACAAATGAAATATATTCTGTTGTAAAAATTCCTAAAATAACTCAGAGTTGCTTTCAACAGTTTTCATTGCTTCTAAATAATTCTCAACTCTCATGACTCAGTTCTGGTTTTAGTCTTCATGAAGCTTCACTGGATATAGAAAAAAATGCCTTTAGCAATCATCTTTTCGTAAACCCAAATATAAGGCTATCATTAAGTTTCAGGTACTGTGAGTCACTGAGAAGTGTAATACATTACGTCTAATTCTCATACAACTGAAAGGAAACCACTGTGCTCTCcactacagatgaggaaacagtatCTATAGGATTAATCAAATTAAGTGCTTGAGCCAAGATTAGTGTTTATGCTTTTACTACACATgattctaaataaaattaaagaatctATATGACTCAAGGAaagaatgtgaaaaacaaaaaagagaaaaaataattcttaaaagagTCTATACTTATAATTTAGACATATTTGGACTACCAAGTTACagtgttttctgtcttttcttttgagCCCCACTCAGAGTTTACCATTTTTATCTATGATTAAAATAGTCTGGTTTtatatctgtcttttcttttgagTCCCATAAGAAATCCTTGTTCATTTTCGTGGTATGTCCTAGAGAATACACTTTTGTAggtaagagaagagagaggaatgTGTCCCTTCTTTTGAATTTCTCAATTTGCAGAATATTTGAAAATTCCTGACTAACAGTTTTGTTTCTTAGTCCAATgccttcatttttatctttttctatgaCAAAATTGCAGTTCAGAAGAActgacttgcccagagtcacacatcACTTAGCTGCAGAGCCTGGCTTTGGAACAGTCTCCCATACCCAAGTGCAAAGAGCCTACACTCTCTTGGGGGAGTGTCTAGACACAAATCCTTCAAGAATTTTCTATATCGTGGGTCCAGTAACCTTCCCAGTAAGCAAAGTTTTTACAATTTGTCCTAAACCTGAACTATTCTCAGTTCCTATAATATGCCTATGAGCCACCACCATTGATCCTCATCTGGAAATAATGGGTTTATGTTTGTATTCTGTTTCTCACTAGATTGTGTGCTCAGGGTTTGGATTGTGTCCTTTTCATCTCTGTACTCAAGTAACCTCATCACCCAATACTGTAATAGAATAGATCAGCAAGCATTGacctatttgtttatttgatttaCTGGGTAAAAGAAAACAGTCTGAGgaatgcagtgactcacgcctgtaatcccagcactttgggatgccaaggcaggaggatcacctgaggtcaggagttcgagagcagcctggccaacacggtaaaaccccatctctaccaagaaaaaaaaaattagcagggtgtggggGCCAGCACCTgtaatgtaatcccagctagtcaggaggctgaagtaggagaattgcttgaaccctggaggtgaagattgtagtaagctgagattgtgccactgcaccctaacctgggcaacagagcaagactccatctcaaaaaaagcaagtgacagcaacaacaacaacaacaacaacaacaaactgctgaaaataagcattttaagTTATAATTGTCATTAATAACTTCACTTTTTGAAAGCATTTAatcaatccaattaaaaaataaggcaACATGGACAGATAGAAAATACTGGGCTAAGAGGTAGGAATGAATATTCTGGCCCAGCTTTTCCACAAACTAGCCACTAACCTTCTCTTGGTCTTAATTTCCTCTACCTATAGAAAGCTGTGTTAAATTACTCTTCTAAGGTCCATTagaattccaaaacatttttttgaggCTAACtggcacatgtatcccattttaGATGAAGGAATTACAATCCCCCAAATAACCTTGGATAAAATTTAGGCACATATAACATGTCTCGCTGAGGATTTGCAGTTCAGCAACTACCTAATCCTACATGATCTGTCTTTTGACAATACAAAAGTCCTCTTCTCATCAAAAACTTTATAAGCCTCAGGCTATGTGTTAGATTAAAACAGTCCTTCTGGTGGACatagtatttataaaaatattgccATCCAACTTGTGCAATATCAGCTGGAGAGGAGGATGCTGAGTAGAGAATATTATTGATGACTTTCTCCCCATTTACTTTCCACATGACGGAGTCATACACTCTAAAATTtccaatagaaaaattaaaaaggcttCTGTCATGATGGTTAGGATTTTCCCATGCTAGTGATTCCCCTAAATAACAGGGAAGTTTAATTAACCCCATGTCAACTATCTGCAGGGGATAGTAAGTTACTGTTCTTCTGTAAATGCCCCCAAGGTATTAAATGTTTAGTTGGACATTCTGAAATTTTTATCCCAAGACCACTTGAAAGTACATGACTGTATAACCTTGTGTTTCTCTATAGGGATATCTAGATTCTCTATAACTTTTTCTTTCCTGGTCACTATGAACCTAAGAAATTGTCAGCATATCATGAATCATGCAGATGACCATCTTATCCTCTAATTGTTGGCACACACAGAATTAGTATGTGTTTGCTTTTGAGTTTATGGATTTCACTAGGTCAAGAACTTATcacctaggctgggcacagtggctcacacctgcaatcctaacattttgggaggctgggacaggaggatctcttgaggcaacatagcaagatcctgtccctacaaaaaataaaaaaattagccaggtgggtagcgcacacctgtggtcctagctactagggagattgaggtgggaggtttgcttgagcacaggagttcaggGCTGTAGGGAGTTAGCATCATGATATGTCATggcagcctaagtgacagagcaagaacttgtttaaaacaaaaacaaaaacaaaaaacttaccaCCTAAATAACAGCTtttaccttttcatatgcttcttaAGGTTCctctgagtttatgctaatgaacCAGCTCATAGTTCATTACATCCTCATGGATTGTTAGAACTGACCTTGAAGATGATCTAGTTTAATATCCTCAGTTTACAGAGGGTGAAATCGACACCCATACAAAGTGTTAAATTTCATTTAGAGGCAAAATTATAATCAGAACAAGATTTTCCGTCATATAATCATTTGTCAGAATGTAGTCTCTCGAAACCAGAATTTTGAATTTgtcagggtttttgttgttttccttttctgtttgcttagtttttttttttctttttttcccacctTCAGAATGTGTAGTCCAAAATTCATCATCATCAAAATGTGCATCCCCTCCAATACCAGGTCCAGGTCCAAAAGCATGGGCTATGGTTCCACCTTTGCCATCAAAAGCATGGAAGTCTCCATGAGcttttggaaaaggaaagaaaattagtcCATCTATACATCCTATAGATCATGCCAAATGACAAAGATGAAGTACAGGTTCCCTACCTCCACGTGCAAAAACCACCAAAATGTCAGCCACGCCTGTGTTAATCCTGCTGAATTTCAAGGGGGTAACATTACTCCATACTTGGAAAGCTTTCTGGATTGCATAGTCAACATCCTTACGGTTCATGTCAGGTGTGTAATTATTGATTCTTTATcatcaaaaagagagagaaaaatgtatgGAAGGCAATGTTAATTTTGTCTTACCACAATACTTCATTTTTGCTAGCACAACTGGAAGATGGATCATTTCATAAATCAGGAGTccagattttaaaacttgcttcattaagtacagaaatatttttttcttggacaGCTTCCTGCTTAACCAAAATCTatcttaatttcttcttatttaaaaCTCACAGATCATCACTGTGAAGGATTTGCTTTCATAGATGGTTATGCTTTATGCTCCTGTTCCCAGGTTCTGCATTTATCCATCTTGACTACTCTATAAACTACCCCTGTCTCTTATTTATAgtaaattatcttatttatgGTAAATTTAGCTTCATTCTCCTtttatttgcagattttttttttttttttttttttttgagacggagtctcgctttgtcacttaggctggagtgcagtggcacaatctcggctcactgcaagctccgcctcctgggttcacaccattctcctgcctcagcctcccgggtagctgggactacaggtgcatgccaccacgcccggctaattttttgtgtgtttttagtaaagacggggtttcactgtgttagccaggatggtctcaatctcctgacctcgtgatctgcccgcctcggcctcccaaagtgctgggactacaggtgtgagccaccacaccaggcttatttacagcttttaaaatCTGCTTTGGACTGGCAAGCCAAACGATTCTCCCCTGAGTGAACAATTCTTCCTTCTAAAGAAAATGAATCTTAACAGAGATAGCATTAAAAATTGAGGGAGGTTACTTTATTTACTTCCAGATTTAGGGCTGTCTAACTGGTTCAGGTTAGAAGTCAGACCTATGggaaagtagaaaaatacaaGGCGACATACACCAACATTACCTGTAGGTGATATAATGTTTCCTCCATATCTGCCCCCTTGGCATTGCCCTGAAATGATGGACGTCGGGGACTCCACATCGAGGTGCGTGCATCATCTCCAGAGTAGATGTGTCCAGTTGCCCAGTCACTTTCAGCCCCAAGAAGTGCTGCATTTCctggattttttccttcattaagTTTCcactgtatttcatttttgtcACTCGAAATTTGTTCATCTCAAGGCCATAAAATCTTTCTAAGTATctctggaaaaaaatacattcagcAACGCATAATTATGCACAGAAAAGTTTCTGTTGGGAGCTCCACATATATGACTCAATGGCACACTGATAGTTTTGGACCAGGAATTTTGCACATCTTACTCACAGGTTACATTATTGTTGTTTGGACAATTAattataattaggaaaaaaatcttaaaattttgtaCTATCGCAGACATGTCAGCCAGGAGCAGTAGCTCAGGTCTGTAattgcagcattttgggaggctgaggcaggagggttgattgagcccaagagttcaagactagcctggacaacatggcgaaacctccgctgtacaaaaaatacaaaaattatcccagagcattggtgcatgcctgtaatcccagctactcaggaggctgaggtgagaggatcacttgagcttgggaggtagaAGCTGCGGTGAGccctgattgtaccactgcactccagcctggatgacagacatagaccctgtctcaaaagaaaaagaaaaaaaaaacaaacaaaaaaacaaagacatgtCATAAACTACTAGCTAGATTTATTCCTGGAATCCAAGTggaaatacctttttaaaaatgtcatttattcatttttaagagacaggagtctctcttggtcacccaggctggccacagtggtgcatacctgtaatcccagcactttgagaggctagggtggaaggatagcttaagccccagagtttgagaacagcctgggcaacagggtgaaaccctgtcactactaaaaatacaaaaattagccaggagtggtggcacatgcctgtagtcccagctacttgggaagacgAGGCGgtaagatcacctgagcccaggagatggaggttgcagtgagccaagatcgtgccactgcactgtagcctgcgTGTCAGagtaaaaccctatctcaaaaaaaagaaaaaaagaaagaaagaaaagaaaagaaaaaaaggatacatgaattattaacattattaatatAAGTTGGGACGCAAATTTCTTGCTTAAAAACTCAAAGCTAAACAAAATGGACAACTATGATAAATTCAATGTTAAAAGCATCTTAAAAAATAGGGACCAAACTCTTTtaattaaggaaaagaaattaagaattgaaaaaaaattccataaaaaatgctataaagatgggcccagcatggtggctcacatctgtaatcctatcactttgggaggctgaggtgggggattgcttaagcccagaagttacagaccagcctgggcaacatagtggaaccccatcaccataaaaaagaggaaaaaaagctaTAAAGATATATCTGAGATGACTGCGGGTAAAGGGAATATGCTTAAATTATCATGGCAGCTTGGAGTGGTTATATTAATCCAGCCATTGTTCAGATCTCAGATTATTAACTGATATTTAATGATTAGTGTAAAATACCATAACAGAAGTGAACGCCAATTATATTGAATGGAAATTTCTTGGCCAAAGGTTTTTAGAAGAAGAAACATGTTCGCTTGCCAATTTCATAACACTCCTTCAAAACCAATACCTCTTTTGTATATTCCTCTTTGGCAAGAAAAACTTAATACTGAAAGCAGACAGCCTCCTAGACCAATTTTCAGCTGATACTTAAacgcaaacaaacaaacaaacaaacaaacaaactggttAATGCAATAAATCTTAAAGACAAACATCAAGCTAGATAAATACTATAGAGTCCATACTTACTTCACCAAATAgcacattatttttttccaggCTTGTAGAGCTGTTCAGGGGAAGAGCTCCAGAAGCAGTGGCCTGCAGGAGCAGTATTAGAAGAAACTTCATTGTAAACTTCTAAGTGGATCAACTCAGTTTATTCTGTTCCTTTCTAGTCTAAGTTCCTGAACCGTTCCTCTTTATATAGCCCTTAGTCCAAGCTCTGTGAATATGAATCCCATGAATGACTCATAGTTGATATCATCCCTTGATTTACCTCAAAAACATGCAAACAAAAGCATGACCTTATTCAGATGACAATGGATCAATTAGCATCTAGTCCATCACTCAAGCAATTCAGAGTATGTACCTTCAAAATGATAAATAAGCCCCTACTTCCACCTATCCTACGAAATAAGCCTTTGTAAAAGAAATATCAAGCaactaaaagagaaagagaacttaaaatatattttcttaaagccTGATATTCTCAATTTTCATTATAATACTTTCCCTATATTCGTTAtagataaaaaaaagttttaaagtaaaTGTTGAAAGATTAGATAAAATCCTTTTGCTGGAGTAAATGAATGCTTTTTAAACTGAATCTAGCTCCCTAGAGAAATGCGATACAGagattttatatgtagaaaaaaaaaaagttcgtaATATCGTGATACTTTGTTGTTTATTCCACGTGTTGTACCGGCTCAGATCGTGATTCTATAACTTAACATCTTCAGACATCTAAGCTGAAGCTCAGTCCCAACTGGGTACCTGGATAGATTCCAGAGGCAAACTTTCCTTACATCCTAGATTGTCTAGTGTTGGTAGGATGTGGGTTAACTCTTATCAACTTTAGCAGTTGGGAAAAGTTTGTCTCTGGAATCTATCTGCCTGTCACCTCTGCTTCTTTCCCTCTTGACCTAATTGTCCCATTGCACAGAATCTGTCCCTTACGCAGTAGAGAATATTTAAGCACGAAAAACTTTTACGAGTCAGGGAATAAAATTCCAAAGGTAGAATTGCAAGCAGTTGTGCCGCAGTGTGAGGATGGATTCTACTCAACACCTCTTCAAATCACATGACAAGTTCCCTGCCTCCTGACTGTATGGGGACAGTCTGGACGGTGGGGTAGGGGGCACATAAGAGTGTGTTAAGATTTAGCAATTGCTCTGACCCACCTCGGTGGCCTGGGAAACAGTCTACTGGCTGCTTGAGTGAGGcttaaagaaaaggagaaaaatatggaaaaaaataattttccaatttaaaaattatcttgccTCACTCTTGCAGAGAACTATGCAGATTCTTTCTGACCTGTTCTCCTCTCTCTAGCCATTGATTTGTTTTCTCTGAGTCTATCTAACCTACAAATACAGCTGGTCATTCTGCTGTGAGAACGTCACTTTTTAATGACACAAAGTTTAACAGACTTGCCTTCTGTGCTCTAAACAGTATCTCTAAATCCAGATCACttggttttataaatgttttccaGAAAATTGTTATCAATCCTCTGGCGAGATGCCACATCAGACAGGTGAAACTGGTGCCATGGGTCACTTAATGATCTGGTAGTGTAGAGTACAGGCTACTCCATTAAGATGTTCATTCTCAATGGGGAAGATATCACTCCCAACTGGGTGAAAAATTGGTCATCAAGggcaaacaaatatatatttgtgtgtataaaaGACAGATATGCATATAGCACATGAGCAGATATACAGTTTATCTCTGCTATTAAATTTGTATGGGGGAAATCTCTAAAATGTCTACAAAGCCTCTTTCTCAGGAGTAGTGATAAATGTTGAGAAACCCTGATCTACGtattacaaaggaaagagaactAACATTTATGGAGAGGCTTTAACAGTTGCCAGCAGTTTCATGCACcgtcttatttaatcctcacaatagtcatttatggatgaggaaactgaactcAAATAACTTACCCAAAGCCACACAACTAGTAGGTGGCATAGCTGAGGTTTGAGGCCAAGTCTGTTTCCAAAGACTTTCTGCTTCCATTAAACCAGGCTGCAAAGTCAAAGTCAGTTCAGAGATGGCTGAGTCATTCTCTCTGGCCCCAGATATTTACCTTGTTCTTGGAGAGTAAGAACAGGAAAAGAAGCAAATCACTAACAGTACATATGTATATGTCATCACATTGTCTTTACCTTATGATATAC
This portion of the Macaca mulatta isolate MMU2019108-1 chromosome 14, T2T-MMU8v2.0, whole genome shotgun sequence genome encodes:
- the MMP12 gene encoding macrophage metalloelastase: MKFLLILLLQATASGALPLNSSTSLEKNNVLFGERYLERFYGLEMNKFRVTKMKYSGNLMKEKIQEMQHFLGLKVTGQLDTSTLEMMHAPRCGVPDVHHFRAMPRGQIWRKHYITYRINNYTPDMNRKDVDYAIQKAFQVWSNVTPLKFSRINTGVADILVVFARGAHGDFHAFDGKGGTIAHAFGPGPGIGGDAHFDDDEFWTTHSEGTNLFLVAVHELGHSLGLGHSSDPKAIMFPTYKYVDINTFHLSADDIRGIQSLYGGPKEHQPMPQPDDLEPALCDPNLSFDAVTTVGDKIFFFKDRFFLLKLSERPGTSVDLISSLWPTLPSGIEAAYEIKARNQVFLFKDDKYWLISNLRPQPDYPKSIHSFGFPDFVKKIDAAVFNPHFYRTYFFVDNQYWRYDERRQMMDPGYPKLITKNFRGIGPKIDAVFYSKNKYYYFFQGSNQFEYDFLLQRITKTLKSNSWFEC